A region of Catenibacterium mitsuokai DNA encodes the following proteins:
- a CDS encoding glycoside hydrolase family 1 protein gives MSFRKDFYWGGATAANQLEGGWQEGGKGISCPDVCTGGSATVSKRITPVLEEGTFYPSHDAIDHYHRFKEDIALFAEMGFKMYRFSIAWTRIFPNGDEETPNEAGLKFYEELIDECRKYNIEPLITISHYEVPFNLTKKWNAWADRRMIDCYLNFCKAIFTRYKGKVKYWLTFNEINSVTTPLGGFLSQGILNEIKTMNFMEQVDVPQNRFQGLHHQFVASALAVKMAHEIDPNYQVGCMQIMATSYGLTCDPHDQIVNQEKNHLMNWFCSDVQCRGAYPNYIKRYFKENNINIVMEEGDEDILKAGPVDFYTCSYYMSNCQTADKSKEAGSGNILGGVPNPYLKASDWGWQIDPIGLRYSLNEIWDRYQKPIFVVENGLGAYDKIDEDGKVRDDYRIDYLRSHIEQMHEAVLDGVDLRGYTPWGCIDLVSASTGEMAKRYGFIFVERYDDGTGDFSRRRKESFYWYQKVIKTNGEDLK, from the coding sequence ATGAGTTTTAGAAAAGACTTTTATTGGGGTGGCGCAACTGCAGCCAACCAGCTAGAAGGAGGATGGCAGGAAGGTGGAAAAGGTATTTCCTGTCCTGACGTATGTACCGGCGGAAGTGCAACAGTAAGTAAACGCATTACACCAGTATTAGAAGAAGGTACTTTTTATCCTTCACATGATGCGATTGATCATTATCATCGTTTTAAAGAAGATATCGCATTATTTGCAGAAATGGGATTCAAGATGTATCGTTTCTCAATTGCATGGACTAGAATTTTCCCTAATGGGGATGAAGAAACACCTAATGAAGCAGGTTTAAAGTTCTATGAAGAATTAATTGATGAATGTCGTAAATACAATATTGAACCATTAATTACTATTTCACATTATGAAGTACCATTTAACTTAACTAAGAAATGGAATGCCTGGGCAGATCGTCGTATGATTGACTGTTACTTAAACTTCTGTAAAGCAATTTTTACTAGATATAAAGGTAAAGTAAAATACTGGTTGACTTTCAATGAAATTAACTCAGTGACTACACCACTGGGTGGTTTCTTATCACAGGGTATTTTAAATGAAATCAAGACAATGAATTTCATGGAACAGGTAGATGTTCCTCAGAATCGTTTCCAGGGATTACATCATCAGTTTGTAGCAAGTGCACTGGCAGTTAAAATGGCTCATGAAATTGATCCAAATTATCAGGTGGGTTGTATGCAGATTATGGCAACTAGCTATGGGTTGACATGTGATCCTCATGATCAGATTGTGAACCAGGAAAAGAATCATTTAATGAACTGGTTCTGCTCAGATGTACAGTGCCGTGGTGCTTATCCAAACTATATTAAGAGATACTTTAAAGAAAATAATATCAACATCGTTATGGAAGAAGGCGATGAAGATATCTTAAAGGCTGGTCCAGTTGATTTCTATACATGTTCTTATTATATGTCTAATTGTCAGACAGCAGATAAGAGTAAAGAAGCAGGTTCAGGTAATATCTTAGGTGGTGTACCAAACCCATATCTTAAAGCTTCTGACTGGGGTTGGCAGATTGACCCAATTGGTTTAAGATATTCATTAAATGAAATCTGGGATCGTTATCAGAAACCAATCTTTGTCGTAGAAAATGGCTTAGGTGCTTATGATAAGATTGATGAGGATGGTAAAGTGCGTGATGACTATCGTATCGATTACTTAAGAAGCCATATTGAACAGATGCATGAAGCTGTATTAGATGGTGTTGATTTAAGAGGTTATACTCCTTGGGGATGTATTGACTTAGTATCAGCTTCTACTGGTGAAATGGCTAAACGTTATGGTTTCATCTTTGTAGAAAGATATGATGATGGAACAGGTGACTTCTCTAGACGTAGAAAAGAATCATTCTACTGGTATCAGAAAGTCATCAAAACAAATGGGGAAGATTTAAAATAA
- the cdaA gene encoding diadenylate cyclase CdaA — translation MINVITSELPIIWKFTKSAIDLLAVWVLLYYGIMMFKTNMRTMQLFKGVIVVLLVKAVTSVLGLVTLGTIVDAVITWGVLAIVVIFQPEIRVLLEKMGQTKNEVQHRLSDDERERAMDELVESITTMSKDKTGALITFERRQSLQDFINTGVKVSASIKAELLTTIFYEGTPLHDGATIIKNDMIVASACFYPPTNKEIPSQYGARHRAAIGISEITDSLTVVVSEETGNVSFAANGELTRINLNELRSKLIAELNWYGEGGESHE, via the coding sequence ATGATAAATGTTATTACGTCGGAATTACCAATAATATGGAAGTTTACAAAATCAGCTATTGATTTATTGGCAGTATGGGTTTTATTATACTATGGTATCATGATGTTCAAGACAAACATGCGTACTATGCAGTTATTTAAAGGGGTTATTGTTGTCCTTCTTGTTAAGGCTGTTACAAGTGTTCTAGGATTAGTTACTCTTGGTACAATTGTTGATGCAGTGATCACATGGGGAGTATTGGCTATTGTTGTTATCTTCCAGCCAGAAATACGTGTCTTATTAGAGAAGATGGGGCAGACTAAAAATGAAGTACAGCATCGCTTATCTGATGATGAAAGAGAACGTGCAATGGATGAACTTGTTGAATCTATTACAACAATGTCTAAGGATAAGACAGGTGCGCTTATTACTTTTGAACGTCGTCAGTCTTTACAGGATTTTATTAATACTGGTGTGAAGGTATCTGCATCTATTAAAGCAGAACTTTTAACAACTATCTTCTATGAAGGAACACCTCTTCATGATGGTGCAACTATTATAAAGAATGATATGATTGTTGCTTCTGCCTGCTTTTATCCTCCTACAAATAAGGAAATTCCTTCACAGTATGGAGCAAGACATAGAGCGGCAATTGGTATTAGCGAAATCACAGATTCTTTGACAGTGGTTGTATCTGAAGAAACAGGAAATGTCAGTTTTGCAGCGAATGGAGAATTGACAAGAATTAACTTGAATGAACTTCGTTCTAAATTAATTGCTGAATTGAACTGGTATGGTGAAGGCGGTGAATCCCATGAATGA
- a CDS encoding HPr family phosphocarrier protein translates to MAKTLACIVTDPVGLYATPAMDLIEVAKTFDSDFTLTYSGKTVNLKSMMGVLSLGIPTKAKIVITADGDDEETGIEAVHEKMKELGIIG, encoded by the coding sequence ATGGCAAAAACTTTAGCATGTATCGTAACAGATCCAGTAGGCTTATATGCGACACCTGCAATGGATCTTATCGAAGTCGCAAAGACTTTCGACAGTGACTTTACCTTAACTTATTCAGGTAAAACTGTGAATCTTAAATCGATGATGGGTGTTCTTTCATTAGGTATTCCAACAAAGGCAAAGATTGTGATTACTGCCGATGGAGACGATGAAGAAACAGGTATTGAAGCAGTACATGAAAAAATGAAAGAATTAGGTATTATCGGATAA
- a CDS encoding dipeptidase produces MKVVDMHCDTLYEMEKNHLSLSENNLNIDLKKMEEGDYLLQNFAIFTELKKTADPVDHVMKCIDYFYQEMRKNKDKIQPVTTYDEIMENTHNGIMSALLTIEEGAVIHEDLSYLRNYYRLGVRMVALSWNHVNGLTYPNFDMNDDTHGYHTYDDVHGLTDAGKAYIKEMEDLGMIIDVSHMSDRCFYDVLDIVKKPFVASHSNARAVCPHARNMSDDMILKLAHRGGVMGLNYAAGFLGENAEKSRIEDMVKHILYIKDLAGIDCIGLGSDFDGISQNLEMKNASYLPQLEKALRDAGLTTEEIEKVFYKNVLRVYREVLK; encoded by the coding sequence ATGAAAGTAGTAGATATGCATTGTGATACACTTTATGAGATGGAAAAGAATCACCTCTCATTAAGTGAAAATAACTTAAATATTGATTTAAAAAAGATGGAAGAAGGAGATTATCTTTTACAGAACTTCGCAATCTTTACTGAACTAAAGAAAACAGCTGATCCAGTCGATCATGTGATGAAATGTATTGATTATTTCTATCAAGAAATGAGAAAGAATAAGGACAAAATCCAGCCAGTTACAACTTATGATGAAATCATGGAGAATACACATAATGGTATTATGAGTGCGCTGCTTACTATTGAAGAAGGGGCAGTTATTCATGAAGATTTGTCTTATTTAAGAAACTACTATCGTTTAGGTGTACGTATGGTGGCCTTAAGCTGGAACCATGTCAATGGACTCACATACCCTAACTTTGATATGAATGATGATACACATGGTTATCATACATATGATGATGTTCATGGTCTCACTGATGCAGGAAAAGCCTATATTAAAGAGATGGAAGATCTCGGTATGATTATTGATGTGTCTCATATGTCAGATAGATGTTTCTATGATGTGTTAGATATCGTCAAGAAGCCTTTTGTGGCATCTCATTCTAATGCACGTGCTGTATGTCCTCACGCTCGTAATATGAGTGATGATATGATTTTAAAACTTGCACATCGTGGTGGTGTTATGGGGCTTAACTATGCTGCAGGTTTCTTAGGTGAGAATGCGGAAAAGTCACGCATTGAGGATATGGTGAAGCATATTCTTTATATCAAGGACTTAGCAGGTATTGATTGTATTGGATTAGGTTCTGATTTTGATGGTATTTCACAAAATCTAGAAATGAAAAATGCGTCTTATTTACCTCAATTAGAAAAGGCATTGAGAGACGCAGGGTTGACAACTGAAGAAATTGAAAAAGTCTTTTATAAAAACGTATTACGCGTTTATAGAGAAGTCTTGAAATAG
- a CDS encoding PduL/EutD family phosphate acyltransferase encodes MNNKIIIETSARHIHLSQADLETLFGKGYELTKKKDLSQPGQFACAEKVKVVGTRGEKAMSVLGPVRDHTQIELALTDARSLGLEAPVRGSGDLAGSGACKLVGPKGEVELTEGVIAAKRHIHFSPEDAEAMGIKDRQIVKVEVETNGRSLIFGDVMCRVKDTYATFMHIDTDESNAAGGPKEGTIIVD; translated from the coding sequence ATGAATAACAAAATTATCATTGAAACTTCAGCTAGACATATTCACTTAAGTCAGGCTGATTTAGAAACATTATTTGGTAAAGGCTACGAACTAACAAAGAAAAAGGATCTTTCTCAGCCAGGTCAGTTTGCATGTGCTGAAAAGGTAAAGGTTGTAGGAACTAGAGGCGAAAAAGCGATGTCTGTTCTTGGACCTGTTAGAGACCATACTCAGATTGAATTAGCTCTTACTGATGCCAGATCATTAGGTTTAGAAGCACCTGTTAGAGGTTCTGGAGACCTTGCTGGTAGTGGAGCTTGTAAATTAGTTGGACCTAAAGGTGAAGTTGAATTAACTGAAGGCGTTATTGCTGCAAAACGTCATATCCATTTCTCTCCAGAAGATGCTGAAGCAATGGGTATTAAGGACCGTCAGATTGTAAAAGTAGAAGTTGAAACAAATGGTCGTTCATTAATCTTTGGTGATGTTATGTGCCGTGTTAAAGATACTTATGCTACTTTCATGCATATCGATACAGATGAATCAAATGCTGCTGGTGGACCTAAAGAAGGTACAATTATTGTTGATTAA
- a CDS encoding Fe-S-containing hydro-lyase yields the protein MIKLETPLTIEKVESLRAGDQVLLSGTIYTGRDAAHKRFVEALKNNEPLPFDPYDQVIYFVGPTPTKPGHIIGSCGPTTSYRMDAYSPAMLAQGLRGMIGKGRRNNDVKEAMKKYKGVYFGAIGGAGAIIASCIKSCEVIAYEDLGPEAVRRLVVEDLPLTVVIDSEGHDLYEIGRQDYLKGKK from the coding sequence ATGATCAAATTAGAAACACCTCTTACTATTGAAAAGGTGGAATCACTTCGTGCAGGTGATCAAGTATTATTAAGTGGTACTATTTATACAGGACGTGATGCGGCGCATAAGCGTTTTGTAGAAGCATTAAAAAATAATGAACCACTTCCTTTTGATCCTTATGATCAGGTGATTTATTTTGTAGGTCCTACACCTACAAAGCCTGGTCATATTATTGGGAGCTGTGGACCTACAACGTCTTATCGTATGGATGCTTATTCTCCTGCCATGTTAGCACAGGGATTAAGAGGGATGATTGGTAAAGGAAGAAGAAATAACGACGTAAAAGAAGCAATGAAAAAATACAAAGGTGTTTATTTTGGTGCGATTGGTGGTGCAGGAGCGATTATAGCCTCTTGTATTAAATCATGTGAAGTGATTGCCTATGAAGACCTTGGACCTGAAGCGGTACGTCGTCTCGTTGTAGAAGATCTACCACTTACTGTTGTAATTGATAGTGAAGGACATGATCTTTATGAAATAGGCCGTCAGGATTATTTGAAAGGAAAGAAATAG
- a CDS encoding flavodoxin domain-containing protein — protein sequence MITILYTSKHGATAKIARVINTYLNHTCTLMNLDELDMAVLEKTDTIVLGVPVYYGALDPKMVDFIKKNQGLLIKKHYSIYITALFHTEFMSYITKEFDYSILKNVTTMAGLGGAIYYPDLSIQEKMVLAVMNKNRPVIPKEHHINIFENFDNHEIELFSQKIKRIEDYAIKAK from the coding sequence ATGATTACAATACTCTATACATCAAAGCATGGAGCAACAGCTAAAATAGCACGTGTTATCAATACATATCTTAATCATACATGCACGTTGATGAACTTAGATGAATTAGATATGGCTGTCTTAGAGAAGACAGATACGATTGTTTTAGGAGTTCCTGTTTATTATGGGGCACTTGATCCAAAGATGGTGGATTTTATCAAGAAGAATCAGGGATTACTTATTAAGAAGCATTATTCTATTTATATTACAGCTCTTTTCCATACTGAATTCATGAGTTATATTACTAAAGAGTTTGATTATTCTATATTAAAGAATGTAACGACAATGGCAGGACTTGGCGGTGCAATCTATTATCCTGATTTAAGTATTCAGGAGAAGATGGTTCTTGCAGTTATGAATAAGAATCGTCCAGTCATTCCAAAAGAGCATCATATCAATATCTTTGAGAACTTCGATAATCATGAAATAGAATTATTCTCACAGAAGATCAAAAGAATTGAAGATTATGCAATCAAAGCAAAATAA
- a CDS encoding fumarate hydratase, giving the protein MRIIKSEIITETIKELCIKGACHLPADVYNRLLEAISTEDSPVSKHTLEILKENADIAANNQEPICQDTGMACIFVEIGQEVYVEGNLTEAINEGVRQGYTEGYLRKSVVDDPVFDRINTKDNTPAIIHYDIVPGDQLKITVAPKGFGSENMCQVKMLKPSDGIEGVKDFILKVVEDAGPNPCPPIVIGVGIGGTFDHVTYLAKKAMIKKIEEHHPDPRYRALEEEMLEKVNATGIGPAGFGGKTTALALHVETCPTHIAGLPCAVAICCHVSRHQEVTL; this is encoded by the coding sequence ATGAGAATAATTAAATCAGAAATAATTACAGAAACAATTAAAGAGTTATGTATTAAAGGAGCTTGTCATCTTCCTGCAGATGTCTATAACCGTTTATTAGAAGCCATCTCTACAGAAGATTCTCCTGTTTCTAAACATACATTAGAAATATTGAAGGAAAATGCGGATATTGCAGCGAATAACCAGGAACCAATCTGCCAGGATACAGGAATGGCCTGTATCTTTGTAGAAATAGGTCAGGAAGTCTATGTAGAAGGTAACCTTACAGAAGCAATCAATGAAGGGGTCAGACAGGGATATACTGAAGGATACTTAAGAAAGAGCGTGGTGGATGATCCTGTCTTTGACCGTATTAATACAAAAGATAATACACCAGCGATTATTCATTATGATATTGTGCCTGGAGATCAGTTAAAGATCACGGTAGCACCTAAAGGATTTGGCAGTGAAAATATGTGCCAGGTGAAGATGCTTAAACCAAGTGATGGCATTGAAGGTGTAAAGGACTTTATTCTCAAGGTTGTAGAAGATGCAGGTCCTAACCCATGTCCTCCTATTGTGATCGGTGTAGGTATTGGTGGGACATTTGATCATGTCACTTATTTGGCAAAGAAGGCGATGATCAAGAAGATAGAAGAACATCATCCAGATCCTCGTTATCGTGCATTAGAAGAAGAAATGTTGGAAAAGGTGAATGCGACTGGTATTGGTCCTGCAGGATTTGGTGGTAAGACAACAGCACTTGCCTTACATGTGGAAACTTGTCCTACTCATATTGCAGGTTTACCTTGCGCTGTGGCTATCTGCTGTCATGTATCACGTCATCAGGAGGTGACATTATGA
- a CDS encoding HU family DNA-binding protein — MKKNELVEKVAEGASLTKADAERAINALVDAVSGALVEGDKVALKGLGTFEVRERKARTGINPRTRETIEIPASKVPAFKASSTLKDAVNK; from the coding sequence ATGAAGAAAAATGAATTAGTAGAAAAAGTTGCTGAAGGTGCATCTTTAACTAAAGCTGATGCAGAACGTGCTATTAATGCTTTAGTTGATGCAGTATCTGGAGCTCTTGTTGAAGGCGATAAAGTGGCTTTAAAAGGTCTTGGAACTTTTGAAGTAAGAGAAAGAAAAGCGAGAACAGGTATTAATCCTAGAACTCGTGAAACTATCGAAATCCCAGCAAGTAAAGTTCCTGCTTTTAAAGCAAGTTCTACACTTAAGGATGCAGTGAATAAATAA
- a CDS encoding MurR/RpiR family transcriptional regulator, translating into MDQPFRDYNETDILYLLMTYVNFSSGQDMYYSIAKTILTHLEQIPSISINDLAELCYTSPATISRFCKDLNCRNFATFKKEMAIALEIAHDEIHFSFDDDFKIKKNPQYLVDKVYDDTKKSLELGQQQLDINDVDKICELIHDAPHVFMIGYQFSRIACQDFQLKMLKLEKFLYAFANRGDEVQKLDLIEENDLVIIVTVRARKELIDSLITRIKKQKARILIVTMNKDYTNPEVDYYYHLNGEESDYTQSSISGFIDTVSFFNVVYLRYGLLYNQYLL; encoded by the coding sequence ATGGATCAGCCATTTAGAGATTATAATGAGACAGATATTCTATATCTTCTCATGACATATGTAAACTTTTCATCTGGACAGGATATGTATTACAGTATTGCGAAAACAATACTTACACATCTTGAACAGATTCCTAGTATTTCAATTAATGATCTTGCAGAGCTTTGTTATACATCTCCAGCAACAATCTCAAGATTCTGCAAGGATTTAAATTGTCGCAACTTTGCAACATTCAAAAAAGAAATGGCGATTGCTTTAGAAATAGCACATGATGAAATTCATTTCTCTTTTGATGATGATTTTAAAATCAAAAAGAATCCGCAATATCTTGTAGATAAAGTCTATGATGATACAAAAAAATCATTGGAATTAGGACAGCAGCAGCTAGATATCAATGATGTTGATAAAATCTGCGAACTTATTCATGATGCGCCTCACGTATTTATGATTGGTTATCAGTTCTCACGTATTGCCTGTCAGGATTTTCAATTAAAGATGTTAAAACTTGAAAAGTTCCTCTATGCTTTTGCGAATAGAGGAGATGAAGTTCAAAAACTTGATCTGATTGAAGAAAATGATCTGGTTATTATTGTGACAGTACGTGCAAGAAAAGAATTGATTGATTCATTGATTACACGTATTAAGAAACAGAAGGCGCGTATTTTGATTGTGACTATGAATAAGGATTATACAAATCCTGAAGTAGACTACTATTACCATTTAAATGGTGAAGAGAGTGATTATACACAGTCTTCTATTTCTGGCTTTATTGATACAGTTTCATTCTTTAATGTTGTATATTTGCGTTACGGTTTACTCTATAATCAATATTTATTATAA
- a CDS encoding CdaR family protein: MNDPKKKKQTDSTTDFFLQFVKEEKSEKEKTEAKKGEREQTYTKTVEKVSTGYNYFNKLLDKLLENKHSVRILSFVLALFLFVSFSGGDVMNSTTAGATLKKVPVQVEGLKDRYDVSGVPPTVEIGLIGPSMDIYTTKLTSNYEVYCDLSEYNEGTHHVTLKTRNFDSDLTVMLIPETVTVKILPKVDAKFDLGYKFINQDKLNEKYSVSVDSISTKRVTITATQNNLDKIDKVQALIDVEDKTKAFQQACEIKAFDADGNEVQCTIAPEKVNVSCHVDSYSKEVPVKPEFVGQLQEGYQMTNYKLSSSTVTIYGKRTDISDINYITCQVDISNLSGSTTLSGIALQGNDKINKISQNTIDVTMFIEKK; the protein is encoded by the coding sequence ATGAATGATCCTAAGAAAAAGAAACAGACGGATTCTACAACGGATTTCTTCTTGCAGTTTGTAAAGGAAGAAAAATCTGAAAAAGAGAAGACAGAAGCGAAAAAAGGAGAAAGAGAACAGACCTATACAAAAACAGTAGAAAAGGTCTCTACAGGCTATAACTACTTTAATAAGCTGTTAGATAAGCTTCTTGAGAATAAGCATTCTGTGCGTATTCTTTCATTTGTGCTTGCTTTATTCTTATTTGTTTCATTCTCTGGTGGGGATGTAATGAATTCTACAACGGCTGGGGCAACGCTTAAGAAGGTGCCAGTACAGGTAGAAGGATTAAAGGATCGCTATGATGTATCGGGAGTACCTCCAACTGTAGAAATAGGTTTGATTGGTCCTTCTATGGATATCTATACAACTAAGTTAACAAGTAATTATGAGGTTTATTGTGATTTATCTGAATATAATGAAGGAACACATCATGTTACATTAAAGACAAGAAATTTTGATAGTGATTTGACTGTGATGCTCATTCCTGAAACAGTGACAGTTAAGATTCTGCCTAAGGTGGATGCAAAGTTTGATTTAGGATATAAGTTTATTAATCAAGATAAATTAAATGAAAAATATAGTGTTTCAGTTGATTCAATATCTACAAAACGTGTTACAATAACAGCGACACAGAATAATCTTGATAAGATTGATAAGGTCCAGGCACTTATTGATGTGGAGGATAAGACAAAGGCATTCCAGCAGGCATGTGAAATTAAAGCTTTTGATGCAGATGGGAATGAAGTACAATGTACAATTGCACCAGAAAAGGTGAATGTCAGTTGTCATGTTGATTCCTATTCTAAAGAAGTGCCAGTTAAACCAGAATTTGTTGGACAGTTGCAGGAAGGCTATCAGATGACAAATTATAAGTTATCTAGTTCTACTGTAACGATCTATGGTAAACGTACTGATATTAGTGATATTAACTATATTACATGTCAGGTCGATATTTCTAATTTATCAGGATCAACAACTTTATCTGGTATCGCATTACAGGGAAATGACAAAATCAATAAGATATCACAGAATACTATTGATGTGACTATGTTTATTGAGAAAAAATAG
- a CDS encoding Rossmann-fold NAD(P)-binding domain-containing protein has protein sequence MFFKRKEAVQTLEINHAYEEFQNNMNIILLCVDDDLKFDVRHPVDAQCYPARLIDQHAKRDLDPTATYYVYALAAGTAHEGARKLVKAGFKVFDLGSLVDFKGPEEGNSVKQKRHKH, from the coding sequence ATGTTTTTTAAACGTAAAGAAGCAGTACAAACACTAGAAATTAATCATGCTTATGAAGAATTTCAAAATAATATGAATATTATTCTACTATGTGTAGATGATGATTTAAAGTTTGATGTCAGACATCCAGTTGATGCACAATGTTATCCTGCAAGATTAATTGATCAGCATGCAAAAAGAGATCTTGATCCTACTGCAACATATTATGTTTATGCCCTTGCAGCTGGCACTGCACATGAAGGTGCAAGAAAATTAGTCAAAGCTGGATTTAAGGTCTTTGATTTAGGATCTTTAGTAGATTTCAAAGGACCTGAAGAAGGTAATTCTGTCAAACAAAAAAGACATAAACATTAA
- a CDS encoding HAD family hydrolase → MKPMMCFDVDGTIRGTTDEHIVYDSTILALKKLKEAGYPIVVSTGRGRDSFLRTGIQDIADWDGFVFNNGQLITDGKGNVINAHHFKNEDVIRTIAKADELNLAVTLKKEHRIITKEPDEYVLETQRYFGNQIGPVEKYNGTDLVDMMIIYGPKGWDYKPFLDLEGISVLPGLSCFADVAIAGVSKATGIMELGKVLGSDHYVCFGDSQNDIEMMKHASTSICMGNGDAMTKAEADYVTADIDDDGIYKACIHFEYIKE, encoded by the coding sequence ATGAAACCGATGATGTGTTTTGATGTGGATGGTACCATTAGAGGTACGACAGATGAACATATAGTATATGATTCGACGATTCTTGCACTTAAGAAATTAAAGGAAGCAGGATATCCGATCGTTGTTTCAACAGGAAGAGGAAGAGACTCTTTCTTACGTACTGGTATACAGGATATTGCCGACTGGGATGGATTTGTATTTAATAACGGTCAGTTGATTACAGATGGGAAAGGCAATGTGATCAATGCCCATCATTTTAAGAATGAGGATGTTATTCGTACAATTGCGAAAGCAGATGAATTGAATCTTGCAGTAACTTTAAAAAAGGAACATCGTATTATCACAAAGGAACCAGATGAGTATGTCTTAGAGACACAGCGTTATTTTGGAAACCAGATTGGTCCTGTAGAAAAGTATAACGGGACAGATCTTGTAGATATGATGATTATCTATGGTCCTAAAGGGTGGGACTATAAACCATTTCTTGATTTAGAAGGTATTTCTGTATTGCCAGGTTTATCCTGCTTTGCGGATGTTGCCATTGCAGGTGTATCTAAAGCAACAGGTATTATGGAATTAGGAAAGGTATTAGGTAGTGATCATTATGTATGTTTTGGTGATTCACAGAATGATATAGAAATGATGAAGCATGCCTCAACATCAATTTGTATGGGCAATGGTGATGCAATGACTAAAGCGGAAGCAGATTATGTAACTGCAGATATTGATGATGATGGTATTTATAAAGCTTGTATTCATTTTGAATATATAAAGGAGTAG
- a CDS encoding MurR/RpiR family transcriptional regulator translates to MKNLFYRLMIYLDTASETDTNYFIALFMANNFYRIPDMRISELAEECFVSPATISRFCRALGYENFAHLKQECNSFHSNNKKFNNLINIDLECMAHSPEKATEEFAQQIIESTKEISKILDWKILDEVLHLIHDHEEVAFFGTQFSTSAAILLQTDLLMLEKFTIAYMDSERQLECAKQMTEDSVAIVISLNGNFEHVGHKVLQYLHKSKCHIVWITSTHEDNLGIPVEYKVLVGGSLENKTTKHALLTAVQLMSLRYYSLFCPDLKSMKKKLV, encoded by the coding sequence ATGAAAAATTTATTTTATCGCCTGATGATCTATCTAGATACAGCTAGTGAAACAGATACAAACTATTTTATAGCTTTATTTATGGCTAATAATTTCTATCGTATCCCCGATATGCGTATTAGTGAACTTGCAGAAGAGTGCTTTGTATCTCCTGCAACCATTTCACGTTTCTGTCGTGCTTTAGGATATGAAAACTTTGCGCATTTAAAACAAGAATGCAATAGTTTTCATTCTAATAATAAGAAATTCAATAATTTAATTAATATTGATTTGGAGTGTATGGCACATTCACCAGAAAAAGCAACAGAAGAATTCGCTCAGCAGATTATTGAATCTACTAAAGAAATTTCAAAAATCCTTGATTGGAAAATATTGGATGAAGTGCTTCATTTGATTCATGATCATGAAGAAGTGGCTTTCTTTGGAACGCAGTTCTCGACAAGTGCTGCAATATTACTACAGACGGATTTATTAATGTTGGAGAAGTTTACTATTGCATATATGGATTCAGAAAGACAGTTAGAATGTGCAAAACAGATGACTGAAGATTCAGTGGCGATTGTTATTTCGTTGAATGGTAATTTTGAACACGTGGGACATAAGGTCTTACAGTATCTTCATAAATCTAAATGTCATATTGTATGGATTACTTCTACTCATGAAGATAATCTAGGTATTCCTGTTGAATATAAGGTATTAGTCGGTGGCTCTCTTGAAAATAAGACAACGAAGCATGCACTTTTAACGGCTGTACAATTAATGAGTTTGCGTTACTATAGTTTATTCTGTCCGGATCTCAAGTCAATGAAGAAGAAATTGGTATAG